Sequence from the Actinocatenispora sera genome:
CGCGGCGCCGGGTGGCAGCGGACCGAGGGTGCCGTGCCGGCGGGAGCGTGGCCGGGTCGCCTCGATCGGGCGGTCCAGGGTGAGCACGATCCGCTCGTACCCGGCGGCGGCCGCGTTGCCGACGACCCGGTGGGTGTGCGCGCGGTCCTCGCTGACGTACAGCTGCAGCCAGCGGCGGCCCGGTCCGGTCAGGTCGTGCAGGTCGGTGGTGGCGCTGGTGGCGAGGCAGTACACCGTACCGGCGGCGGCCGCCGCGGCCGCCGCGGCGGTCTCGCCGTCCGGGTGCAGGGCGCGCTGCCGACCGGCCGGGCCGAGCAGCACCGGGGTGGAGACCGGGCCGTCCAGCAGGGTGCCGGTCGTGTCGACGGTGCCGACGCCGACCATCATCCGGGGCCGCAGCCACCAGCGGTCCCAGGCGGCCTCGTTGCCGGTCACGGTGGTCTCGCGGCCGGCGCCGGCGGCCAGGAAATCGCGCGTGGCGGGCGGCAGCAGCCGCTCGGCGCGGTCCCGCAGTTCGGCGATGCTGGCGTCAGGCATGCCGCTAGCATAACGCCCGTACTGCTAGAAGCGGACCGGGGCGCACCCGGCCCGCCCCCGACACCGGGTGGTCAGATCGCGCGCAGCCGTACCTCGAAGGTGACCGGCTCGGCGCGCAGCTCGTAGCGCGGCAGGACGGCGGGTCCGCACGAACCCGAGCCGAGCCCGTGCTGGGCGTGGTCCAGGTTGAGGTGGATCGCGTCGTCGGCGACCAGGTCGACGGTGTGCCGGGCCGCCGCGAGCCGCTCGCTGGTCCAGCGCCGCGCGGTCAGCTCGACGGTCGGGGCGCCCTCGACCCGCAGCCCGTGGCCGGCGTCGTCCAGCAGCGTCGCCCACCGCACCGCGGTGCGGTTGCCGTTCTCCTGCGGGAACACGTACGGGGTCTGCAGCTCGTCCACCGTCGCGCTGAACCGGTCGATCCGCGCCGCCTGCCGGCTGTCCGCGTAGGCCTCGCCCGGCCCGCCGCCGAACCAGGTGACGCGCGCCAGCGCTGCGGGCAGCGCGAGCCGCAAACCCAGCCGCGGCAACGGAAAGGGCCACTCCCCCTCCGGTACCACCGACACCACGACCCGGAGCAGGTCGTCGTGGGCGGTCCACCGGTACTGCACCGCGAGGCCGCGGTCGCGGCTCGCCGCGGCCACCCGGGTACGCACCAGCAGGCCGGCGGCGGTCGCCCGCACCTCGGCGGTGCGGTGGTGCATCCGGTGCAGGCCGGCGGCGGACCAGTCGGCCCGGTACGGCTTGTCGTTGTCGATCGGCGCCCGCCACACGTCCAGCCGCGGCCCGGACAGGGACAGGTCCCCGAGGCCGCGCAGCACGCCGTCGGTGGGATCGAACCGACCCGCACCGAGCTCGATCACCTCGCCCGCCCGGGGCGCCACCGGCGCCACCAGCACCGGCCGGTGCGCCGGGGCGAGCTGGGTCTGACCGTCGCCGAGCACGTGCCCGGCCGCCGCCCACGCGGTGTCGGTACCGGACTCCACCGACACCGTCAGCCAGCACTCGCCGGCGCCGGTCGGCGCCGGCAGGTCCGTCAGCGCCAGCTCGACGCTGCCGCCGGCAGGGATCGGCGGCACCGGAGTCTCGCCGGCCCCGAGCTGCTCGCCGTCCACCGCCACCCGCCAGCGCAGCACCGCTCCCGCAAGCGTCGCATGGTCGTACGTGCTGTGCAGCCGCACCGTGCGCGAACCCGGTGCGGTGCCGGCGAACCCGATCCGTACCGGCTCGATGATCTTGGCGAACTCGACCAGGCCGGGCGAGGGCGTGCGGTCCGGGAACACCAGGCCGTCGACGATGAAGTTGCCGTCGTGCAGTTCCTCGCCGAAGTCGCCGCCGTAGCGAAAGTACTCCCGGCCGTCGGCGGTGTGGCTGCGGATGCCGTGGTCCAGCCACTCCCAGATGAACCCGCCCTGGCAGCGCGGGTGGCGCTCGAACAGCTCCCGGTACTCCAGCAGCCCGCCGGGGCCGTTGCCCATCGCGTGCCCGTACTCGCAGAGCACGAACGGCATGCCGCGGCGCCGGGCGTCCAGGGCGTCGTCGGCGTCCGGATGCCGCGGTTCGGCGTGCCGGCCGATCGCGTCCACCTCGGCGTGCGAGGCGTACATCCGCGAGTACACGTCGACGTGACGGCAGGCGTGGTCGCCCTCGTAGTGGATCGGCCGGGACGGGTCGCGGTGCCGGGTCCACTGCGCCATCGCGCCGTGGTTGACACCGATGCCCGACTCGTTGCCCAGCGACCACAGGATGATGCTCGGGTGGTTCTTGTCCCGCTCCACCATCCGGCGCATCCGATCCAGGTACGCATCCGTCCACTGTGGATCGTCACTGGGGTTGCGCCGCCAGCCGTCGACGCCGAACCCGTGGGTCTCCAGGTCGCACTCGTCGACCACCCAGAAGCCGAGCTCGTCGGCGAGCGCGAGCATCCGCGAGTCCGGCGGGTAGTGGCTGGTGCGGATCGCGTTGACGTGACAGCGCTTCATCAGCAACAGCTCGGCCCGCAGCGTCTCCTCCGGTACCACCCGGCCGAGATCGGGGTGGAACTCGTGCCGGTTGACGCCGCGCAGCAGGATGCGCCGACCGTTGACCAGCAGCACACCGTCCACGATGGACACTGTCCGGAAGCCGATCCGGATCGCGACCTGCTCGGTGTCGGTGGCCAGCGTCGCGGCGTAGAGCCGGGGCTGCTCCGCGGTCCAGCCGGTGACGCAGCCGATGTCGACCGGCTCGCCGGCCGGGTGGTCGGTGATACCGAGCTCCGGCACCGACAGCCGGGCCGGCACGTCGGTGTCGATCCGCAGCAGGCCGGTACCGACGGTGTGGTCGGACTCG
This genomic interval carries:
- a CDS encoding alpha-hydroxy acid oxidase produces the protein MPDASIAELRDRAERLLPPATRDFLAAGAGRETTVTGNEAAWDRWWLRPRMMVGVGTVDTTGTLLDGPVSTPVLLGPAGRQRALHPDGETAAAAAAAAAGTVYCLATSATTDLHDLTGPGRRWLQLYVSEDRAHTHRVVGNAAAAGYERIVLTLDRPIEATRPRSRRHGTLGPLPPGAAVTTHLGDGSTRAHVASRWDRTLTWTDLARLTELGLPLTVKGVLRADDALRAVEYGADSVIVSNHGGRQLDGAVPTAVALAEVAAAIDVPVLVDGGIRTGGAVFRALALGAAAVLIGRPYLWGLAAAGAAGVTTVLDTLTAELRETMTLAGCPTLADITADLVTPAS
- a CDS encoding glycoside hydrolase family 2 TIM barrel-domain containing protein gives rise to the protein MSYVEDLAPRVGSLPPRAAFASTAWSLSLNGDWKFRLSPTIDAPEPGAVDLDDSDWATLPVPSSWPMHGHGKPSYTNVKYPFPVDPPRVPDENPTGDHRLTFDLPGDRPVGRTVLRFDGVDSHARVWLNGTELGWSTGSRLPVEYEVGHLLRAGANVLAVRVHQWSAASYLEDQDMWWLPGIFRDVTLLHRPDGGLTDFFVHADFEPSESDHTVGTGLLRIDTDVPARLSVPELGITDHPAGEPVDIGCVTGWTAEQPRLYAATLATDTEQVAIRIGFRTVSIVDGVLLVNGRRILLRGVNRHEFHPDLGRVVPEETLRAELLLMKRCHVNAIRTSHYPPDSRMLALADELGFWVVDECDLETHGFGVDGWRRNPSDDPQWTDAYLDRMRRMVERDKNHPSIILWSLGNESGIGVNHGAMAQWTRHRDPSRPIHYEGDHACRHVDVYSRMYASHAEVDAIGRHAEPRHPDADDALDARRRGMPFVLCEYGHAMGNGPGGLLEYRELFERHPRCQGGFIWEWLDHGIRSHTADGREYFRYGGDFGEELHDGNFIVDGLVFPDRTPSPGLVEFAKIIEPVRIGFAGTAPGSRTVRLHSTYDHATLAGAVLRWRVAVDGEQLGAGETPVPPIPAGGSVELALTDLPAPTGAGECWLTVSVESGTDTAWAAAGHVLGDGQTQLAPAHRPVLVAPVAPRAGEVIELGAGRFDPTDGVLRGLGDLSLSGPRLDVWRAPIDNDKPYRADWSAAGLHRMHHRTAEVRATAAGLLVRTRVAAASRDRGLAVQYRWTAHDDLLRVVVSVVPEGEWPFPLPRLGLRLALPAALARVTWFGGGPGEAYADSRQAARIDRFSATVDELQTPYVFPQENGNRTAVRWATLLDDAGHGLRVEGAPTVELTARRWTSERLAAARHTVDLVADDAIHLNLDHAQHGLGSGSCGPAVLPRYELRAEPVTFEVRLRAI